One window of Verrucomicrobiia bacterium genomic DNA carries:
- a CDS encoding von Willebrand factor type A domain-containing protein has product MKPEDYENDMEVRITALLLGELTAEEEAEVRAAVAQDAELMRLHDRLKVVMGLVRDAVPTTELPANVIPEPLTLANERREELLAVFQGKAPKVKEEEKIVQVSFWQRYQKDLMKLAAMVVALFGVTWLMLFKRETQLAYLDTTTQKDVLGSGDEFMRLLAVQDAIPTPAPAAPAPVVMAAPMASSDMALVPLADVYSFTNTMALDNASSEFNTTYTINLSQVERLNGVTANSVAASAVPDSSPRAEMSSRTPSPAERPLDRARNTREITLRRRGAEAGAAAAPSAAPVESRVTFSAAKENAAAVRFSSASKDSVPQAQSVGGVLMGAPQTASRSFSIALPEPEMAQVKELSDLTADGAVQMGQRGDAFGRGVNVTTGGGSGSGEAMLSQTKANNKAWGFTGSTADARGRQSGLSPEAKPSAPVAGDLPMLGTLFGNNGIAAGAKAPNPSGNFSVQDLDESIHASNRLEVNRGLADGSSAKPVMGERFYRETASAPVPSQAVSTKAEDKVDAWRQPREDYLGGLAAKGRMENEFRGYADGSQNGLPAIAVNSPKLPASQSAQDRLARVDGLSDQMSIANGTVTGGIALPATPARPMRPALGGTTLNFTTSSEGRAKADVVTPGAVVMSGRVEPELNAYYATDPQKGLAVVNDNALGDAQKNVWYDTSAGIGGEAERKNRVVGRHAWTLPQGTTLDLDKVMAEAKEKDGSFVVTRTNGGNGQVELSYSFDAPMAGKPVSGVVNRGGGIAGGAGISPELSGNNLPPVALQGAYRAAQDTNALASDFGVVVNRSQMGREVDGDVGYNYAKKLTPESSNQGSGDKDLKFAAMLGNLNTNVWVGQNERTTNYYNGMDRFGTSVPDGRKLNEQAPVRMSLLEDVALPSLEEAAKRQATETLVGETLKRAEGLKESGNLAEAEMLQGEAAKLRKRITDIKGEKQQFAQIEKAWEIPSSRDGLPTPNPYARTNTTQSRSPVLAQLNQEQSHDASDKVEGWRKAREEYLSQVRAKEMVGGPLDKEQKEIDRLSDRRVFLEREATLVLSKAKEAEKQLQAANANKSSAEIEKWKKESEAWSGRVKGVETETAQVDAQIEVKLTELRKLAAEAGPWVLAAGDPIQVFVVEDESLNSYYEVQKDGYVVLPKIGRVQVAGKDLPDAEKAIKEALQASQLSRATVMVERLTEKEVKEFNAKKAKEEEVAKKPVPAPPGIPQPEVSTAENAFSTFSLNVSDVSFKLAAASLEKGLMPELGSVRTEEFINAFNYHDPEPASGSRVSFAWERARYPFAHDRDLVRFSVQTAAIGREPGKPLNIVLLLDNSGSMERADRIRIRQECLRVLGSQLQPQDKVSVVSFARTARLWVDGMTGAHAKELPERVGNLSPEGGTNLEEAMNLAYQTAQRHFVPNGVNRVVLLTDGAANLGEVQPESLKKKVVSYRQQGVALDCFGIGWDGYNDDLLEALSRNGDGRYGFVNSPEAATTEFAAQLSGALKVAASDVKVQVEWNPKRVKVFRQLGYAMHQLKKEEFRDNTVDAAEIGAAEAGNALYTVQVNSAGEGPLGVVRVRYRLPGTNDYREQEWPLAYDGASKSMEQASVPIRLAGTASAFSEWLVSSPYAAEVTPEKLIAQMAGVPEAYPADPRPKQLEWMIRQAKSLSGR; this is encoded by the coding sequence ATGAAACCCGAAGATTACGAGAACGACATGGAGGTGCGGATCACCGCACTGCTCCTGGGGGAACTCACCGCTGAGGAAGAGGCGGAAGTGCGCGCGGCGGTGGCGCAAGACGCCGAGCTGATGCGCCTGCATGACCGATTGAAAGTCGTGATGGGCTTGGTGCGCGACGCCGTGCCGACCACCGAGCTGCCCGCGAATGTCATCCCCGAACCGCTCACGCTCGCCAATGAACGTCGGGAAGAGTTATTGGCGGTGTTTCAAGGCAAAGCCCCGAAGGTGAAGGAAGAAGAGAAGATCGTTCAGGTATCATTCTGGCAGCGGTATCAGAAGGATTTGATGAAGTTGGCGGCGATGGTGGTGGCGTTGTTCGGCGTGACGTGGTTGATGCTTTTCAAGCGTGAGACGCAATTAGCTTATCTCGATACGACGACGCAGAAGGATGTGTTGGGGAGTGGGGATGAGTTCATGAGATTGCTCGCGGTTCAGGATGCAATACCGACTCCGGCACCTGCCGCTCCAGCCCCTGTGGTAATGGCAGCTCCTATGGCTTCGAGTGATATGGCCTTGGTGCCGCTGGCAGATGTCTACTCTTTCACAAACACCATGGCGTTAGATAACGCGTCATCGGAGTTCAATACTACGTATACCATCAATTTATCGCAGGTGGAGCGCTTGAACGGCGTGACCGCTAACTCAGTTGCTGCTAGTGCAGTTCCAGATAGTTCACCTCGAGCCGAGATGTCCAGCCGCACACCGAGTCCGGCAGAGCGACCGCTTGATCGTGCGCGTAATACGCGAGAGATAACTCTCCGAAGACGGGGAGCGGAAGCGGGCGCAGCCGCTGCACCTTCGGCGGCTCCAGTTGAGAGCCGCGTGACCTTTAGCGCGGCCAAGGAAAATGCTGCCGCAGTGAGGTTTTCGTCTGCTAGCAAAGATTCTGTTCCTCAAGCGCAAAGTGTGGGCGGTGTGCTGATGGGGGCGCCTCAGACAGCGTCACGCTCTTTCAGCATCGCCTTGCCTGAGCCGGAAATGGCGCAGGTCAAGGAGTTGAGTGACCTCACAGCGGACGGTGCGGTTCAGATGGGGCAACGCGGGGATGCTTTCGGCCGAGGCGTTAATGTAACGACGGGTGGAGGATCGGGATCTGGTGAAGCGATGCTGAGCCAGACGAAAGCTAATAATAAGGCTTGGGGATTTACTGGCTCCACGGCTGATGCGCGTGGCCGACAAAGCGGCTTGAGCCCTGAGGCCAAGCCCAGTGCTCCTGTGGCAGGCGATCTCCCGATGTTGGGAACGTTGTTTGGCAACAATGGTATTGCGGCGGGAGCTAAAGCACCAAACCCATCGGGTAATTTTTCCGTTCAAGATTTGGATGAAAGCATCCATGCGAGCAACAGATTGGAAGTGAATCGTGGATTGGCAGATGGCAGTTCAGCGAAACCGGTGATGGGTGAACGTTTTTATCGTGAGACGGCATCTGCGCCGGTGCCGTCCCAAGCGGTTAGCACAAAGGCTGAGGACAAGGTGGATGCGTGGCGTCAACCACGTGAAGATTATCTGGGCGGGCTGGCAGCGAAGGGAAGGATGGAAAATGAATTCCGCGGCTATGCGGATGGCAGCCAGAATGGGTTGCCAGCCATTGCTGTCAATTCGCCGAAGCTGCCTGCCAGCCAATCAGCGCAAGATCGCCTGGCGCGCGTGGATGGATTGTCGGACCAGATGAGCATCGCCAATGGAACGGTGACGGGCGGTATCGCTCTACCCGCGACACCTGCACGGCCTATGCGACCAGCGCTGGGCGGCACGACGCTGAATTTTACGACTTCTTCAGAGGGGCGAGCCAAGGCGGATGTAGTGACTCCGGGGGCCGTGGTGATGTCTGGACGAGTTGAGCCGGAGTTAAATGCCTATTACGCGACTGATCCGCAAAAAGGTCTGGCGGTAGTGAATGACAATGCACTGGGGGATGCGCAGAAGAATGTGTGGTATGACACTTCTGCGGGAATTGGCGGAGAGGCGGAGCGGAAGAACAGAGTCGTGGGGCGTCATGCTTGGACGTTGCCCCAGGGAACTACATTGGACTTGGATAAGGTGATGGCGGAAGCCAAGGAGAAAGACGGTAGCTTTGTGGTGACGCGGACGAATGGTGGTAATGGTCAGGTAGAATTGAGTTATTCATTTGATGCACCGATGGCGGGGAAACCGGTCAGTGGTGTGGTTAATCGTGGAGGAGGCATCGCGGGTGGTGCGGGCATTAGTCCAGAATTGAGCGGGAATAATCTTCCGCCTGTGGCACTGCAAGGAGCCTATCGGGCGGCGCAGGATACGAATGCCCTCGCATCTGATTTCGGCGTGGTGGTCAACCGGTCACAGATGGGGCGAGAAGTGGATGGAGATGTAGGTTACAACTACGCCAAGAAGCTTACTCCGGAAAGTTCGAATCAAGGGAGTGGAGATAAGGATCTGAAATTCGCAGCAATGCTGGGCAATTTGAACACCAATGTCTGGGTGGGACAAAATGAGCGGACTACTAATTATTACAATGGGATGGACCGGTTCGGAACCTCAGTGCCTGATGGGAGGAAATTGAATGAACAGGCTCCGGTGAGAATGAGTTTGTTGGAAGACGTAGCACTTCCGTCGTTAGAAGAGGCGGCTAAGCGGCAAGCCACGGAAACATTGGTAGGCGAAACGTTGAAACGGGCGGAAGGTTTAAAAGAGTCGGGCAATCTGGCCGAAGCGGAAATGTTGCAAGGAGAAGCGGCAAAATTGCGCAAACGGATCACAGACATAAAAGGAGAGAAGCAACAGTTTGCCCAAATTGAAAAGGCTTGGGAGATTCCAAGTTCAAGGGATGGGTTGCCGACGCCGAATCCGTATGCGCGGACGAATACTACGCAGAGCAGAAGTCCGGTTCTTGCTCAACTTAATCAGGAGCAATCACATGATGCATCCGACAAAGTGGAAGGTTGGCGCAAGGCACGTGAAGAGTATCTGAGTCAGGTGCGGGCGAAGGAGATGGTTGGGGGGCCGCTGGATAAGGAGCAGAAAGAAATTGATCGTCTTTCAGACCGCCGGGTGTTCTTGGAGCGCGAAGCGACGTTGGTGCTTTCCAAGGCTAAGGAAGCTGAGAAGCAATTGCAGGCGGCTAATGCGAATAAGTCCTCTGCGGAAATTGAGAAGTGGAAGAAGGAATCGGAAGCATGGAGCGGACGGGTCAAAGGAGTGGAGACGGAGACTGCGCAGGTGGATGCCCAGATCGAGGTGAAATTGACGGAGCTGCGCAAGCTGGCGGCTGAAGCCGGTCCTTGGGTATTGGCTGCGGGCGATCCGATTCAAGTCTTCGTGGTGGAGGATGAATCGCTGAACAGCTACTACGAGGTCCAAAAAGATGGCTATGTCGTCCTGCCGAAAATCGGACGCGTGCAGGTCGCGGGCAAGGATTTGCCGGATGCGGAGAAGGCGATCAAGGAAGCTCTGCAAGCATCCCAGTTGAGTCGAGCCACGGTGATGGTTGAGCGGCTTACTGAGAAAGAGGTCAAGGAGTTCAACGCCAAGAAGGCGAAGGAAGAGGAAGTGGCTAAGAAGCCTGTGCCTGCACCTCCCGGCATCCCGCAACCGGAAGTGAGCACGGCGGAGAATGCGTTCTCTACGTTCTCGCTGAATGTGAGTGATGTGTCGTTCAAGCTGGCGGCGGCGAGCCTGGAGAAGGGGTTGATGCCGGAGCTGGGTTCCGTGCGCACGGAGGAGTTTATCAATGCGTTCAATTATCATGATCCCGAGCCAGCAAGCGGTTCTCGCGTGTCCTTTGCTTGGGAGCGGGCGAGGTATCCCTTCGCGCATGATCGTGATCTGGTGCGGTTTTCGGTGCAGACGGCGGCGATCGGGCGTGAGCCGGGCAAGCCGTTGAATATCGTGCTGCTGTTGGATAACTCCGGCTCGATGGAGCGCGCGGACCGCATCCGCATCCGGCAGGAGTGTCTGCGTGTGCTGGGTTCGCAATTGCAACCGCAGGACAAGGTGAGCGTGGTGTCCTTCGCCCGGACAGCGCGCTTGTGGGTAGATGGTATGACCGGAGCGCATGCGAAGGAACTGCCTGAGCGCGTGGGGAATCTCTCGCCGGAGGGTGGCACAAATCTGGAGGAGGCGATGAACCTCGCGTATCAAACGGCACAACGCCATTTCGTGCCGAACGGCGTAAATCGCGTGGTGTTGCTGACAGATGGTGCGGCGAATTTGGGCGAGGTGCAGCCGGAATCGCTCAAGAAAAAAGTGGTGTCCTATCGCCAACAAGGCGTGGCGCTGGATTGCTTCGGCATCGGTTGGGATGGTTATAACGATGATCTATTGGAAGCACTTTCGCGCAATGGCGATGGCCGTTATGGCTTCGTGAATTCGCCGGAAGCGGCCACGACGGAATTTGCTGCTCAGCTCTCAGGTGCGCTGAAAGTCGCGGCTTCGGATGTGAAAGTGCAAGTGGAGTGGAATCCGAAGCGGGTGAAGGTGTTCCGTCAGTTGGGTTACGCGATGCATCAGCTCAAGAAAGAGGAGTTCCGCGATAACACGGTGGATGCGGCGGAGATCGGCGCGGCGGAGGCGGGTAATGCGCTCTACACGGTGCAGGTGAATTCGGCGGGTGAAGGACCGCTCGGCGTGGTCCGCGTGCGGTATCGCCTGCCGGGCACGAATGATTATCGCGAGCAGGAATGGCCGCTGGCGTATGACGGCGCATCGAAGTCCATGGAGCAGGCGAGTGTGCCGATACGTCTCGCAGGTACGGCGTCCGCGTTCAGCGAATGGCTGGTGTCGAGTCCGTATGCGGCGGAGGTGACGCCGGAGAAGTTGATCGCGCAGATGGCCGGTGTGCCGGAGGCGTATCCGGCGGACCCACGGCCAAAACAACTTGAGTGGATGATACGACAGGCTAAGAGCCTGTCGGGGAGATAA
- a CDS encoding sigma-54 dependent transcriptional regulator codes for MDKLLLIDDEADVQYSFRRIFDSPEIELTTANSGEEGLKLLAKVKPDLVIMDVRMGGITGLEALRRLRQVDAKLPVIMMTAYGTTQTAIEAMKLGAFDYLLKPFDVPKLKQIVGNALKASRDMKQVVSYQPVLETEDYEMGIIGRSEPMQNVFKLIGQLAMSDATALITGESGTGKELVARAVYHHSQRSSQPFLAINCAAIPENLLESELFGHEKGAFTGAAVQRIGKFEQCNNGTIFLDEIGDMSLPTQTKILRVLQSGIFERVGGNQSIKVNVRVIAATNKNLEEAVAAKQFREDLFYRLNVVRIKMPALRERPSDIPLLVNYFLKKYGQQQKGALKAITNDAVNTMQAYHWPGNVRELENSIQRALVVAKGDAILESDLPAELLNSRAGTPIVPVVAPPIPAFAPQTAPAPAPSATGTPQTGDDTTALIRRLFDWARSRGDQKLIPTVERELIIHALAETGGNQVRASKLLGITRATLRKRIEKFKIKQQLTIN; via the coding sequence ATGGACAAACTCCTGCTCATCGATGACGAGGCGGATGTTCAGTACTCTTTCCGCCGAATCTTCGACTCCCCGGAAATCGAACTCACCACTGCCAACAGTGGCGAGGAAGGTTTAAAACTCTTGGCCAAGGTCAAGCCTGACCTCGTCATCATGGACGTCCGCATGGGCGGCATCACCGGTCTGGAGGCGCTCCGGCGTCTGCGCCAGGTGGACGCCAAGCTGCCGGTCATCATGATGACCGCCTACGGCACCACCCAGACGGCCATTGAGGCCATGAAGCTCGGGGCCTTCGATTACCTGCTAAAGCCTTTTGACGTCCCTAAGCTGAAACAGATCGTCGGCAATGCCCTGAAGGCGTCGCGCGATATGAAGCAGGTGGTGAGTTACCAGCCTGTCTTGGAGACTGAGGATTACGAAATGGGCATCATCGGCCGCAGCGAGCCGATGCAGAACGTCTTCAAGCTCATCGGCCAGCTCGCCATGTCGGACGCCACCGCCCTCATCACGGGCGAAAGCGGTACCGGCAAGGAACTGGTGGCCCGCGCCGTCTATCACCATAGTCAGCGAAGCAGCCAACCCTTTCTTGCCATCAACTGCGCCGCCATCCCGGAAAACCTCCTGGAAAGCGAACTGTTCGGCCATGAAAAAGGCGCCTTCACCGGTGCCGCCGTGCAACGCATCGGCAAGTTCGAGCAGTGCAATAATGGCACGATATTCTTGGACGAAATCGGTGATATGAGCCTGCCCACGCAGACGAAGATCCTCCGCGTGCTGCAGTCCGGCATCTTTGAAAGGGTCGGCGGTAATCAGTCCATTAAGGTGAACGTGCGCGTCATCGCCGCAACGAACAAGAACTTGGAAGAAGCGGTCGCCGCCAAGCAGTTCCGCGAAGACCTTTTCTATCGCCTGAATGTAGTCCGTATAAAGATGCCCGCTCTGCGCGAGCGTCCGAGCGATATTCCCTTGCTGGTGAATTATTTCCTGAAGAAATACGGTCAGCAGCAAAAAGGGGCGCTCAAGGCGATCACGAATGACGCTGTCAACACCATGCAGGCCTATCATTGGCCAGGAAATGTCCGTGAACTGGAAAACTCCATCCAGCGCGCTCTTGTGGTGGCCAAAGGCGATGCCATCTTGGAATCCGACCTGCCGGCAGAACTCCTAAACAGCCGGGCAGGAACTCCAATCGTTCCAGTGGTGGCTCCCCCAATCCCGGCATTTGCGCCGCAAACAGCACCCGCGCCTGCTCCTTCCGCCACGGGGACACCTCAAACAGGCGATGACACCACTGCGCTCATCCGCCGCCTCTTCGACTGGGCACGCTCCCGTGGTGATCAAAAGTTGATCCCCACAGTGGAACGTGAATTGATCATCCATGCCTTGGCAGAAACTGGCGGCAACCAGGTGCGCGCCTCCAAACTGCTCGGCATCACCCGCGCCACGCTCCGTAAACGCATCGAGAAGTTTAAGATCAAGCAACAGCTCACCATCAACTGA
- a CDS encoding secretin N-terminal domain-containing protein — translation MKIKALTIITAGLIAISMGVSAQTTPTTAKAEEAQESRGEVVPLITFDDTPLTDVITTLARQAGINFQFDPRVTTTQVGPNGAPLPPPTISIRFENVTALDAFEAVLENHGLQFVPNVKTKIGRVAPKDPKALEPLVSQIFQLRYTSPTNIVPAVQATFSDTRAKVLADVRSSKVLVTAVERDLKNVEKIISELDTATKQVLIEARIVETARNPSTIKGIDWGGTLRAQNFTFGNGITTGNTTTTFPGTTTSTTQQTPLGPVTTTTTSPASSTTSLDTILGGGGFTANTKNGVFPGIGFLNADGVSGVLSFFNEDSDSEVVATPRTVTMDNQLATLSVTRAFPIFEVTPGSANTPAAAQVTYTNVGTILQVTPRITADSNVFLHVIPEVSNIDGKDTQTISSETFEANIYALRKMETQVLIPSGNTLVMGGLVSDNTTKSYAKVPVLGDAPVFSRLFRRDSKSRIKVNLIIFVTPTIVQEYDYHYTPTDYLRNNVQDQNAPKTWVAPGDEDWSAWDSGKPKDWKKSTKK, via the coding sequence ATGAAAATCAAAGCGTTGACGATCATCACGGCGGGGCTTATCGCCATCAGCATGGGGGTGTCTGCCCAGACCACACCGACGACAGCCAAAGCGGAAGAGGCACAGGAATCCCGCGGAGAGGTGGTGCCGTTGATCACCTTCGACGATACCCCGCTCACCGATGTCATTACGACGCTGGCCCGGCAGGCCGGCATCAACTTCCAGTTCGACCCGCGTGTCACCACGACGCAAGTGGGTCCAAACGGTGCTCCGCTGCCGCCGCCGACGATTTCCATCCGCTTTGAGAATGTCACGGCCTTGGATGCCTTTGAAGCCGTTCTTGAAAACCATGGTTTGCAGTTCGTGCCAAATGTGAAGACCAAAATAGGTCGCGTGGCGCCGAAGGATCCCAAGGCGCTCGAGCCGCTGGTCAGCCAGATCTTCCAGCTCCGCTATACGAGTCCTACGAACATCGTGCCTGCGGTGCAGGCTACCTTCAGTGACACTCGCGCCAAGGTGTTGGCGGATGTTCGTTCCAGCAAGGTGCTGGTGACTGCGGTGGAGCGTGATTTGAAGAATGTGGAAAAGATCATCTCAGAGCTGGATACGGCCACGAAGCAAGTGCTCATTGAGGCTCGTATCGTAGAGACGGCCCGCAACCCAAGCACGATCAAGGGTATCGACTGGGGTGGTACTCTCCGCGCCCAGAACTTCACTTTCGGCAATGGTATCACGACGGGCAATACGACGACTACGTTCCCGGGGACAACGACTTCTACGACCCAGCAGACTCCGTTGGGCCCTGTGACCACTACGACCACATCTCCGGCTTCTTCAACGACGTCGTTAGATACGATTTTGGGTGGTGGCGGGTTCACGGCTAACACGAAGAACGGTGTCTTCCCTGGCATCGGCTTCCTGAATGCGGATGGCGTTTCCGGCGTGCTTTCCTTCTTCAATGAAGATTCGGACAGTGAAGTGGTGGCCACTCCACGCACGGTGACGATGGACAACCAGCTGGCGACCCTGTCAGTGACGCGCGCTTTTCCGATCTTTGAGGTGACGCCCGGTTCGGCGAACACGCCTGCTGCTGCCCAAGTGACTTATACCAACGTCGGCACCATCCTGCAAGTGACGCCGCGAATCACAGCGGACAGCAATGTGTTCCTGCATGTCATCCCGGAAGTCTCCAACATCGATGGCAAAGACACACAGACCATCAGCAGCGAGACGTTTGAAGCGAACATCTACGCCCTGCGCAAGATGGAAACCCAAGTGCTGATTCCGAGCGGTAACACGCTGGTGATGGGCGGTTTGGTGAGTGACAACACGACCAAGTCCTATGCCAAGGTGCCGGTGCTGGGGGATGCCCCAGTCTTCAGCCGCCTGTTTCGCAGGGATTCCAAGTCCCGCATCAAGGTGAACCTGATCATCTTTGTGACTCCGACGATCGTTCAGGAGTATGACTATCACTATACGCCGACAGATTACCTGCGTAACAATGTGCAGGACCAGAATGCGCCTAAGACTTGGGTGGCGCCTGGTGATGAGGACTGGTCGGCTTGGGATTCCGGCAAGCCCAAGGATTGGAAGAAGAGCACGAAGAAATGA
- a CDS encoding vWA domain-containing protein: protein MAYTAEISRTNPSAFVFLVDQSGSMVEPIAGSDGKRKCDSVADAINRLLHNLIIKCARGEGIRNFYEVCVIGYGSQVGPAFSGPLAGRDIVPLSEVANSPARVEERVKQIDDGAGGVITQKVKFPVWFEPQAKGTTPMGAALDLAHHILSSWVSNHQYSYPPIVINISDGEATDFGPVPQAEALTSLTTVDGNVLLLNCHISSQPVQPIIFPETDNDLPDEFARTLFQVSSTLPASMRNLARNENIMLGENSRGFAFNADLVELIRFLDIGTRASNLR, encoded by the coding sequence ATGGCTTATACAGCGGAGATCAGCCGGACGAACCCCAGCGCGTTTGTCTTCCTCGTTGACCAGTCGGGCTCCATGGTCGAGCCCATTGCTGGCAGCGATGGCAAGCGCAAATGCGACAGCGTGGCGGACGCCATCAACCGCCTGCTGCATAACCTCATCATCAAATGCGCCCGCGGCGAAGGCATCCGCAACTTCTACGAAGTCTGCGTGATCGGTTACGGCTCGCAAGTCGGTCCCGCTTTCAGCGGTCCGCTCGCCGGTCGTGACATCGTCCCTCTGAGCGAAGTGGCCAATTCCCCCGCCCGCGTGGAAGAACGCGTGAAACAGATTGATGATGGCGCAGGTGGCGTGATCACCCAGAAAGTGAAGTTCCCCGTCTGGTTCGAGCCGCAGGCCAAAGGCACCACCCCCATGGGCGCCGCTTTGGACTTGGCCCACCACATCCTTTCAAGCTGGGTTTCCAACCACCAGTATTCCTATCCACCCATCGTCATCAACATCTCTGACGGTGAAGCCACGGACTTCGGCCCCGTCCCGCAGGCAGAGGCTTTGACCAGCCTCACCACGGTGGATGGCAATGTACTGCTGCTGAACTGCCATATCTCCAGCCAGCCGGTGCAACCCATCATTTTCCCCGAGACAGACAACGATTTGCCGGATGAATTCGCCCGGACACTCTTCCAGGTGTCCAGCACCCTTCCAGCCAGCATGCGTAACCTCGCCCGCAATGAAAATATCATGCTCGGCGAGAACTCACGCGGATTCGCTTTCAATGCGGACCTCGTAGAATTGATCCGGTTCTTGGACATCGGTACCCGCGCCAGCAATTTGCGCTAA
- the pilM gene encoding pilus assembly protein PilM, with amino-acid sequence MALPFLSNSGKRRDQAVVVDLGTRVTKAASIQRKGEAYVLTGFAMVDAPVYDRGISPDILAEHLKAVMQQLGVRTKHIVVVLGVGDSILRTAELPMVGVNDMRMMLRLNSKNYLQQDFPDYLFDCHILLGGGPLDASKAGADGGVKTQVKVKALVGGAKRQLTEDVKLAGKNAGFTVDVVTSGLIGPANAFEMAMPDVFSKEVVALVDFGYKNSTISILMMGELMLTRVVGFGAAKLTTGIAESLGISNAEAEGIKVGMPQEVESTIQPLLTPLGRELRASIDFFEHQQDKTVSQVFFSGGSARSEYIINALQSELMVPCKAWNPTVFMTPGLPPAQLGELEQVAPQLVVAIGGAMAAF; translated from the coding sequence ATGGCGCTACCATTTCTAAGTAATTCGGGCAAGCGGCGGGACCAGGCGGTGGTGGTTGATTTGGGGACGCGAGTAACCAAGGCAGCTTCCATTCAACGCAAAGGCGAAGCCTATGTATTGACGGGTTTTGCGATGGTTGACGCTCCTGTTTACGACCGCGGAATCTCCCCTGACATCCTTGCTGAGCATCTCAAAGCTGTTATGCAGCAGTTGGGTGTGCGCACTAAGCATATCGTGGTGGTTCTGGGGGTTGGTGACAGTATTTTGCGCACGGCGGAGCTGCCGATGGTGGGGGTGAATGACATGCGAATGATGCTGCGTTTAAATTCCAAGAATTATCTGCAGCAGGATTTTCCGGATTATCTTTTTGATTGCCATATCTTGCTGGGGGGTGGTCCGCTGGATGCTAGCAAGGCGGGTGCTGATGGCGGGGTTAAAACTCAGGTCAAGGTGAAGGCTTTGGTGGGGGGTGCCAAGCGGCAGTTGACGGAGGATGTGAAGCTGGCGGGCAAGAATGCTGGTTTTACGGTTGATGTGGTCACTTCTGGTCTGATTGGTCCGGCAAATGCTTTCGAGATGGCGATGCCGGATGTGTTCTCGAAAGAGGTGGTGGCGCTGGTTGATTTTGGTTACAAGAATTCCACCATCAGTATTCTGATGATGGGTGAGTTGATGTTGACCCGTGTGGTGGGTTTCGGTGCGGCGAAGCTGACGACTGGTATCGCTGAATCTTTGGGGATCAGCAATGCTGAAGCGGAAGGCATCAAGGTGGGGATGCCGCAGGAGGTGGAGTCGACTATTCAGCCGTTGTTGACTCCATTGGGTCGCGAGTTGCGTGCTTCGATTGACTTTTTTGAGCATCAGCAGGACAAAACGGTGAGTCAGGTGTTTTTCTCGGGCGGTTCTGCTCGTTCAGAATATATCATCAATGCGCTTCAATCGGAGTTGATGGTTCCATGCAAGGCGTGGAATCCGACGGTTTTCATGACGCCGGGATTGCCTCCGGCTCAGTTGGGTGAACTGGAGCAGGTCGCGCCGCAGTTGGTGGTGGCGATCGGTGGCGCCATGGCTGCATTCTAA
- a CDS encoding transcriptional repressor — MSALDKSEAKRRFMDFLAKKNLRITSQRQAIVDTVFSTDKHFTAEELLEWSRQKDKSVSRATVYRTLPLLTESGLVHEMDFGKDYKFYDPNYADHPHHNHLICQDCERIVEFESDKIEEIESEISQKLGFSMKSQRLQISASCDQLKKLGACKNKTC; from the coding sequence ATGTCGGCACTCGATAAATCAGAAGCGAAACGTCGCTTCATGGATTTTCTGGCGAAGAAGAATCTGCGAATCACCTCGCAGCGCCAAGCTATTGTCGACACGGTTTTCAGCACGGACAAGCATTTCACCGCAGAGGAGTTGCTGGAGTGGTCACGGCAAAAGGATAAGTCGGTCTCTCGTGCCACGGTGTATCGCACACTGCCTTTGCTGACGGAGAGCGGGCTGGTGCATGAGATGGATTTCGGGAAGGACTACAAGTTCTACGACCCGAATTACGCGGATCATCCTCATCATAACCACCTAATTTGCCAGGATTGCGAACGGATCGTGGAATTCGAGAGTGACAAGATCGAGGAGATTGAGAGCGAGATCAGCCAGAAGCTGGGGTTTTCGATGAAGTCGCAGCGTTTGCAGATATCGGCATCGTGTGACCAGTTGAAGAAACTGGGAGCGTGCAAGAACAAGACGTGTTGA